In the Streptomyces formicae genome, one interval contains:
- a CDS encoding carbohydrate ABC transporter permease: MRGSRSVPSKSAGRAGRRGPRRFTRRDTVVLGVLLGIPVLLEAVIVWGPTLASIGLSFTSWDGIGDIHWVGGKNYESLVDNYPAFWPAVRHNLLWIAFLGLVATPFGLLLAVLIDRGVRFSRFYQSVLYMPVVLSLAVVGFMAQLLLGTDQGVINTALGNESDPIDWLGNSDLNIWMMMIAASWRHTGYVMILYLAGLKSVDPALKEAAAIDGANTRQTFFRVVFPTLRPVNVIVGVITVIEALRAFDIVYAVNKGRNGLELLSVLITDNIIGEASRIGFGSAIAVVLLTVSLGFIVTFLVQELRGARDR; the protein is encoded by the coding sequence ATGAGGGGATCGCGCTCCGTACCGTCGAAATCCGCCGGACGCGCCGGGCGAAGGGGCCCGCGGCGCTTCACACGCCGTGACACCGTCGTCCTCGGCGTACTCCTGGGAATTCCCGTCCTCCTCGAAGCCGTCATCGTGTGGGGGCCGACGCTGGCCTCCATCGGTCTGTCCTTCACCTCGTGGGACGGTATCGGCGACATCCACTGGGTAGGCGGCAAGAATTACGAGAGCCTCGTCGACAACTACCCGGCTTTCTGGCCCGCGGTCCGCCACAACCTCCTCTGGATCGCCTTTCTCGGCCTCGTGGCCACGCCCTTCGGGCTCCTGCTCGCCGTCCTCATCGACCGGGGCGTACGGTTCAGCCGCTTCTACCAGTCCGTGCTGTACATGCCGGTCGTGCTCTCGCTCGCCGTCGTCGGCTTCATGGCCCAACTCCTGCTCGGCACGGACCAAGGCGTGATCAATACGGCGCTCGGCAATGAGAGCGACCCCATCGACTGGCTCGGCAATTCCGACCTCAACATCTGGATGATGATGATCGCCGCGAGCTGGCGGCACACCGGATACGTGATGATCCTCTATCTGGCCGGGCTCAAATCGGTCGATCCCGCGCTCAAGGAAGCGGCCGCGATCGACGGCGCGAACACCCGCCAGACCTTCTTCCGCGTCGTCTTTCCCACGCTGCGCCCCGTCAACGTCATCGTTGGCGTGATCACGGTCATCGAAGCGCTGCGGGCCTTCGACATCGTGTACGCGGTGAACAAGGGCCGCAACGGCCTCGAACTCCTCTCCGTACTCATCACCGACAACATCATCGGCGAGGCGAGCCGCATCGGATTCGGGTCCGCCATCGCGGTCGTCCTGCTCACCGTCTCCCTGGGATTCATCGTGACGTTCCTGGTCCAAGAGCTGCGAGGTGCGCGCGACCGATGA
- a CDS encoding STAS domain-containing protein, giving the protein MLQTELGTYEPEESDRPPSVYGLDGAIVVELRGDMDLVAYQRTVSLMDAAASGSEPLVVVDLSRVTFFDCSGISLLMRTRRRVRGRGGHLRVVCTDPLTLRMLRITRLTSALSPAPSLGAALRGPFDET; this is encoded by the coding sequence ATGCTTCAAACAGAGCTGGGCACGTACGAACCAGAGGAATCCGATCGGCCGCCGAGCGTGTACGGGCTCGACGGGGCGATCGTGGTCGAACTGCGCGGAGACATGGACCTCGTGGCCTACCAGCGGACGGTGTCGCTGATGGATGCCGCCGCCTCGGGCTCCGAACCGCTGGTCGTCGTCGACCTGAGCCGGGTCACCTTCTTCGACTGCTCCGGCATCTCCCTGCTGATGCGGACCCGTCGGCGGGTGCGCGGCAGGGGCGGCCACCTGCGCGTGGTGTGCACGGATCCGCTGACCCTGCGCATGCTGCGCATCACCAGGCTCACCTCGGCCCTGTCCCCCGCGCCGTCACTGGGGGCGGCGCTGCGCGGGCCGTTCGACGAGACCTAG
- a CDS encoding carbohydrate ABC transporter permease → MTADLRAASADRASDRPAREPTRAERPRRRGRFGVPLFLAAVSLAFLAPLLLAVYASLRPYEETAEHGYFSWPEHMSFDYYRQAYTESGMGKYFTNTLLIAVPAVLLTLFLASFVAFAVSRVRIRGGMLLLMLFTAGNLLPPQVLVTPLYALFLKIPLPWWMSDSLTLYDSLWALVLVNVGFQIGFCVFVLSNFMRTLPKEILEAAIVDGAGVWTQFWRITLPLCRPALAALATLEFTWIYNDFLWALIFISNPDKLPITSSLNNLRGQFFTDYNLLAAGSVLVALPTVLVFLLLQRHFIAGLTLGSGKG, encoded by the coding sequence ATGACCGCCGACCTGCGTGCCGCCTCCGCCGACCGCGCGTCCGACCGTCCCGCACGCGAGCCGACGCGCGCCGAACGCCCGCGCCGCCGCGGCCGGTTCGGGGTCCCGCTCTTCCTCGCGGCCGTCTCCCTCGCCTTCCTCGCGCCGCTCCTGCTCGCCGTCTACGCGTCGTTGCGCCCGTACGAGGAGACGGCAGAACACGGCTACTTCTCCTGGCCCGAGCACATGTCCTTCGACTACTACCGCCAGGCGTACACCGAATCCGGCATGGGCAAGTACTTCACCAACACCCTGCTGATCGCCGTTCCCGCGGTGCTCCTGACGCTGTTCCTCGCGTCGTTCGTCGCCTTCGCCGTCTCACGGGTGCGGATCCGCGGCGGCATGCTCCTGCTGATGCTGTTCACCGCGGGAAACCTGCTGCCTCCGCAGGTCCTCGTGACGCCGCTCTACGCCCTGTTCCTGAAGATCCCGCTGCCCTGGTGGATGTCGGACTCGCTCACCCTCTACGACTCTCTCTGGGCGCTCGTCCTCGTCAACGTCGGCTTCCAGATCGGCTTCTGCGTCTTCGTCCTCTCCAACTTCATGCGGACGCTCCCCAAGGAGATCCTGGAGGCGGCGATCGTGGACGGCGCGGGCGTGTGGACCCAGTTCTGGCGGATCACCCTGCCGCTGTGCCGCCCGGCCCTCGCGGCCCTCGCGACCCTCGAATTCACCTGGATCTATAACGACTTCCTCTGGGCCCTCATCTTCATCTCCAACCCGGACAAGCTCCCGATCACCTCGTCCCTGAACAACCTGCGCGGTCAATTCTTCACCGACTACAACCTGTTGGCCGCGGGCTCGGTCCTGGTGGCCCTCCCCACGGTCCTGGTCTTCCTGCTCCTCCAGCGGCACTTCATCGCGGGCCTGACGCTGGGGTCGGGGAAAGGGTGA
- a CDS encoding LCP family protein, with the protein MSLHRATGPRHRARAHPARRRSRRARLLRTLLILTAVLVLGGGAAAWYLYRELDSIGSSAALGPDAPKSTDGSTNILLMGLDTRKDQNGDELPHDVLKKLHAGSSEIGGYNANTLILLHVPAGGGKAKGFSIPRDDLVDIPGHGKDKIKKAYGLAKADEEERLLKRGVKDRHELEQAGREAGRRSQIETVRTFLGVPVDHFAEVNLAGFYHLADALGGVEVCLNHPVEDRYSGADFPAGKQKLNAQEALAFVRQRHGLTRGDLDRTRRQQAFLASALHQANSLGTLTNPGRLLDLKDVVKENVVLDKGWGVLSFVKEARSLTGGNVEFTTLPVESFAKHNGEDVNIVDRDLVRRRVQEQTGQLKPAHGARKDGGGEDSGHDDPKVSGGGVPCVD; encoded by the coding sequence ATGTCCCTGCACCGAGCAACCGGCCCCCGGCACCGCGCGCGTGCCCACCCGGCGCGACGGCGTTCGCGCCGGGCCCGTCTGCTGCGCACGCTGCTCATCCTGACCGCCGTCCTGGTGCTCGGCGGCGGCGCGGCGGCCTGGTACCTGTACCGCGAGCTGGACAGCATCGGCTCGTCGGCCGCCCTCGGCCCCGACGCGCCCAAGTCCACGGACGGCTCAACGAACATCCTGCTCATGGGCCTGGACACCCGGAAGGACCAGAACGGCGACGAGCTCCCCCATGACGTCCTGAAGAAGCTCCACGCGGGCAGCTCGGAGATCGGCGGCTACAACGCCAACACGCTGATCCTCCTGCACGTCCCCGCGGGCGGCGGCAAGGCCAAGGGCTTCTCCATCCCGCGCGACGACCTCGTCGACATTCCGGGGCACGGCAAGGACAAGATCAAGAAGGCGTACGGCCTGGCCAAGGCGGACGAGGAGGAGCGGCTGCTCAAGCGCGGCGTGAAGGACCGGCACGAGCTGGAGCAGGCGGGACGTGAAGCGGGCAGGCGCTCCCAGATCGAGACGGTACGGACCTTCCTCGGCGTGCCCGTCGACCACTTCGCCGAGGTGAACCTCGCGGGCTTCTACCATCTGGCCGACGCCCTCGGCGGTGTCGAGGTCTGCCTCAACCACCCCGTCGAGGACCGCTATTCGGGCGCCGACTTCCCCGCGGGAAAGCAGAAGCTGAACGCCCAGGAGGCACTGGCCTTCGTACGCCAGCGGCACGGTCTGACCCGCGGCGATCTGGACCGCACCCGCCGCCAGCAGGCCTTCCTCGCCTCTGCGCTGCACCAGGCCAACAGCCTGGGCACGCTGACCAACCCCGGCCGCCTCCTGGACCTCAAGGACGTGGTCAAGGAGAACGTGGTGCTCGACAAGGGCTGGGGCGTCCTCTCCTTCGTCAAGGAGGCCAGGAGCCTGACGGGCGGCAACGTGGAGTTCACGACCCTGCCGGTGGAGTCCTTCGCCAAGCACAACGGCGAGGACGTCAACATCGTCGACCGCGACCTGGTGCGCCGACGCGTCCAGGAACAGACAGGACAGCTCAAACCCGCGCACGGCGCGCGGAAGGACGGCGGGGGCGAGGACTCCGGTCACGACGACCCCAAGGTCTCCGGTGGCGGTGTGCCGTGCGTGGACTGA
- a CDS encoding MFS transporter — MSEQESTADRVRTEPTSLTETPQGPQRGKAHESVLGGRYAALTWGIVLSVGLVAFESMGVATVLPEIAGNLGGLGAYGWGLSALMLANLIGTVAAGRAADLRGPARPLAIGLTVFAVGCAVAGAAPNWPLFLAGRFLQGLGVGAVMALAYTAIALAYPQHLRARMFALVSGAWTLPSLIGPTIAAMIADGASWRGVFVLLLPLVVLAAALALTPLRRLGGPDPAPAGEPGPWWATPIARSVLLALGTALFLAGLELRTVALLIPLAAVGAVVAVGALRSVTPPGTLTVRRGVPTGVVLRFLLCGAYFGSEAFLPLGLVELRELSATEAGLGLSAGAITWVAGAAWQGRADSRWSGRSRAVPIAAGFAVLLVGIVVMALGILVDTTPALTAVAGWAIGGAGMGVAFNAATTDTMEQAAADRQGEASGSMQLAQTLAVAVLSGLGGAAVALSDAHGSSITTALTATFALTGALAAAGVLVARRIRGGTV, encoded by the coding sequence TTGTCCGAGCAGGAGTCGACCGCCGACCGCGTGCGCACGGAGCCCACGTCCTTGACCGAGACGCCCCAGGGGCCCCAGCGCGGGAAGGCCCACGAGAGCGTGCTGGGCGGCCGCTATGCCGCGCTGACCTGGGGAATCGTCCTGTCGGTCGGCCTGGTGGCCTTCGAGTCGATGGGCGTGGCCACCGTCCTCCCCGAGATCGCCGGGAACCTCGGCGGCCTGGGGGCCTACGGCTGGGGCCTGTCCGCCCTGATGCTGGCCAATCTGATCGGTACGGTCGCGGCGGGCCGGGCCGCCGACCTGCGCGGCCCCGCCCGCCCGCTGGCCATCGGCCTCACCGTCTTCGCCGTCGGCTGCGCGGTCGCCGGTGCCGCGCCCAACTGGCCGCTCTTCCTCGCCGGGCGCTTCCTCCAGGGCCTCGGCGTCGGCGCCGTCATGGCCCTCGCGTACACCGCGATCGCCCTGGCCTATCCGCAGCACCTGCGGGCGCGGATGTTCGCGCTCGTCTCGGGCGCCTGGACGCTGCCCTCGCTGATCGGTCCGACGATCGCGGCGATGATCGCCGACGGGGCCTCGTGGCGCGGCGTGTTCGTCCTCCTGCTCCCCCTCGTCGTCCTGGCGGCCGCGCTCGCCCTGACACCGCTGCGCCGCCTGGGCGGGCCCGATCCCGCCCCGGCCGGGGAGCCTGGACCGTGGTGGGCCACGCCGATCGCGCGCAGCGTGCTGCTCGCGCTGGGCACGGCCCTCTTCCTCGCCGGTCTCGAACTCCGCACCGTCGCCCTGCTGATTCCGCTGGCCGCGGTCGGCGCCGTCGTCGCGGTCGGCGCCCTGCGCTCGGTCACCCCGCCCGGCACGCTCACCGTGCGGCGCGGAGTGCCGACCGGGGTGGTACTGCGGTTCCTGCTGTGCGGCGCGTACTTCGGCAGCGAGGCGTTCCTGCCCCTGGGCCTGGTCGAACTGCGGGAGTTGAGCGCCACGGAGGCCGGGCTCGGGCTCTCGGCGGGCGCGATCACCTGGGTGGCGGGCGCGGCCTGGCAGGGCAGGGCGGACAGCCGCTGGAGCGGGCGGTCGCGCGCGGTGCCGATCGCTGCGGGGTTCGCGGTGCTGCTCGTCGGCATCGTGGTGATGGCCCTGGGCATCCTGGTGGACACGACACCGGCGCTGACGGCCGTCGCGGGCTGGGCGATCGGCGGCGCGGGCATGGGCGTCGCCTTCAACGCGGCGACGACCGACACCATGGAACAGGCCGCGGCCGACCGGCAGGGCGAGGCGAGCGGCTCGATGCAACTGGCGCAGACGCTCGCGGTGGCGGTCCTCAGCGGCCTGGGCGGCGCGGCGGTCGCCCTCTCCGATGCCCATGGCTCCTCGATCACGACCGCGTTGACGGCGACGTTCGCGCTGACCGGGGCGTTGGCGGCGGCAGGGGTCCTGGTGGCTCGCCGGATCAGGGGCGGGACGGTGTGA
- a CDS encoding TetR/AcrR family transcriptional regulator translates to MATPDPASRAATRPAGRPRDTRLDDAILSATQELLEDVGYPGLTMEAVARRAGTTKPAIRRRWASRQHLVIAALADTMGTAPTPDTGCTHCDLIEGIDTLSRAFGGRLGRRTLPALMADLADDPALDRVFTETIFRPRRATTEAALRRGIERGDIRADADIDLLLDLLGATTYHRVLFGHLPVTDSLAHDVVMTVMGGAATPRWRGRYQRRHESDHD, encoded by the coding sequence ATGGCAACACCCGATCCCGCGTCCCGCGCCGCCACCCGCCCCGCGGGACGCCCGCGCGACACCCGGCTCGACGACGCGATCCTCTCGGCGACGCAGGAGCTGCTGGAGGACGTCGGCTATCCCGGCCTGACGATGGAGGCGGTGGCGCGCCGCGCCGGGACCACCAAGCCCGCGATCAGGCGCCGTTGGGCCTCCCGGCAGCACCTGGTCATCGCGGCGCTCGCCGACACGATGGGCACGGCACCCACGCCCGACACCGGCTGCACGCACTGCGATCTGATCGAGGGGATCGACACCCTCAGCCGCGCCTTCGGCGGACGTCTCGGGCGGCGTACGCTCCCGGCGCTGATGGCCGACCTGGCCGACGACCCTGCGCTGGACCGGGTGTTCACGGAGACGATCTTCCGTCCGCGCCGCGCGACCACCGAGGCCGCGCTGCGGCGCGGCATCGAGCGGGGCGACATCCGCGCCGACGCGGACATCGACCTGCTCCTCGACCTGCTCGGCGCCACCACGTACCACCGGGTGCTCTTCGGGCACCTGCCCGTCACGGACTCACTGGCCCACGACGTGGTGATGACGGTCATGGGCGGTGCCGCGACGCCGCGTTGGCGCGGCCGCTACCAGCGGCGCCACGAGTCGGACCACGACTAG
- a CDS encoding FtsW/RodA/SpoVE family cell cycle protein, with the protein MRGLNLRRTEAVLLALAVAVVVLGHASAGLALSGELPGQLAGFAASQVCLAAAAHLAVRRYTPYADPLVLPLAFLLTGLSLVLLARLDPAYAARYDSAPASTGQLVWTVLAVAAAILLLRFLRNYRRLQRYLYVAMAVSLALLMAPAFFPGDTYGAKRWVYLGPFSFQPGEFAKVTIVIFFAAFLVPRRDALALTGRRVLGLTLPHGRHFGPIAAVWLLSLLVLVFERDLGTSLLFFGVFIVMLYIATERTSWVVCGIAMAAVGATAVGATEPHVRGRILAWLHPFDIYLPPDQRPPGLVSDQAAQALFGFGSGGVTGTGLGQGHPELIGFAGRSDFILTTVGEELGLAGMMAVLLLYTLLVQRGLRTAIACDNPFGKLLAAGLSLVLALQVFIVTAGVTGLMPFTGKALPFLAQGGSSMVANWLLVSLLLVVSHQAGAKHRAREDQFRDDVQETASASPELSRI; encoded by the coding sequence GTGCGTGGACTGAACCTCCGGCGCACCGAAGCGGTGCTGCTCGCGCTCGCCGTCGCCGTCGTCGTCCTCGGACACGCGAGCGCGGGCCTCGCGCTCAGCGGCGAGCTACCCGGCCAACTGGCCGGCTTCGCCGCGTCCCAGGTCTGTCTGGCCGCCGCCGCGCACCTCGCCGTACGCCGCTATACGCCGTACGCGGATCCGCTCGTCCTCCCGCTCGCCTTCCTGCTCACCGGCCTCAGTCTGGTGCTGCTCGCCCGCCTGGACCCGGCGTACGCCGCGCGCTACGACTCGGCGCCCGCGAGCACCGGGCAGCTCGTGTGGACCGTCCTGGCGGTGGCCGCCGCCATCCTGCTCCTGAGGTTCCTGCGCAACTACCGTCGGCTGCAGCGCTATCTGTACGTCGCGATGGCGGTGTCGCTCGCCCTCCTGATGGCGCCCGCGTTCTTCCCCGGCGACACCTACGGCGCCAAGCGCTGGGTCTACCTCGGCCCGTTCTCCTTCCAGCCGGGCGAGTTCGCCAAGGTCACCATCGTGATCTTCTTCGCGGCCTTCCTGGTGCCGCGGCGCGACGCGCTGGCCCTCACCGGACGTCGCGTGCTCGGCCTGACCCTGCCGCACGGCAGGCACTTCGGTCCGATCGCCGCCGTGTGGCTGCTGAGCCTGCTCGTGCTGGTCTTCGAACGCGACCTGGGCACCTCGCTGCTCTTCTTCGGCGTCTTCATCGTGATGCTCTACATCGCCACGGAGCGCACCAGTTGGGTGGTGTGCGGGATCGCCATGGCGGCCGTCGGCGCCACCGCGGTCGGCGCGACGGAACCGCACGTACGCGGCCGGATCCTCGCCTGGCTGCACCCCTTCGACATCTACCTGCCGCCCGACCAGCGCCCGCCGGGCCTCGTCTCCGACCAGGCGGCACAGGCCCTCTTCGGCTTCGGCAGCGGCGGCGTCACCGGGACCGGGCTCGGGCAGGGGCACCCCGAACTCATCGGGTTCGCCGGGCGCAGCGACTTCATCCTCACCACCGTCGGCGAGGAGCTCGGGCTCGCCGGGATGATGGCCGTGCTGCTGCTCTACACCCTGCTCGTCCAGCGTGGCCTGCGTACGGCCATCGCCTGCGACAACCCGTTCGGGAAGCTGCTCGCCGCGGGGCTCTCCCTGGTGCTCGCGCTCCAGGTCTTCATCGTGACGGCGGGCGTGACCGGCCTCATGCCGTTCACCGGCAAGGCGTTGCCGTTCCTCGCGCAGGGCGGGTCGTCGATGGTCGCGAACTGGCTTCTCGTCTCGCTGCTCCTGGTCGTGAGCCATCAGGCGGGCGCGAAGCACCGGGCCCGGGAGGACCAGTTCCGTGACGACGTACAGGAAACCGCCAGCGCCTCACCCGAACTGTCAAGGATTTAG
- a CDS encoding CsbD family protein gives MGDDGNMDKLKGKAKEMLGKASGDERKEAEGKTDQAKGGVKDTMDSLKERAEGMKDSLKRDDS, from the coding sequence ATGGGTGACGACGGCAACATGGACAAGCTCAAGGGCAAGGCCAAGGAAATGCTCGGCAAGGCCAGCGGCGACGAGCGCAAGGAAGCCGAGGGCAAGACCGACCAGGCCAAGGGCGGCGTCAAGGACACGATGGACTCCCTGAAGGAGCGCGCGGAGGGCATGAAGGACTCCCTCAAGCGCGACGACTCCTGA